The following are from one region of the Carassius gibelio isolate Cgi1373 ecotype wild population from Czech Republic chromosome A13, carGib1.2-hapl.c, whole genome shotgun sequence genome:
- the si:ch73-193i2.2 gene encoding transient receptor potential channel pyrexia, whose translation MKRYGRVGPDRPDSLELELTDGISSQSVRPIIASPVSMTSVKDVGRSVAHLASYARGRWKHATRKSVRKKPTEEYVGSKYKGLAMDEDSVDGQEKIQLNKRLLDHFRVLAASNKDTDEVDLQFLNDVLANGADPNSADKYGQMALHEISRAWNVDVMRFFLERGADFQRADAFGVTPLHVAAALDYEEMLQFLLERGADIEARTYKEKQTPLHFAAKNDAVGAVRMLLQNGADIAVRDYKERTPLQLAANFDRSETARLLLEFGADAGVQDSDGQLCITAMISKMTSVADLAMNQFHMKDRMTRKQFYYLHLMEPKPADKTNPKGSDPSSPLEVIVNQGKLDLIMHPVVLKLITVKWNLYGRMGAWILLLLNFLFIVSWTTVAISVSVRQDGDRYNLPQDWWRVLLVVLALVLTVAEVYREVMEIVRSKRKLKHWQRWTVQKINEDLSCSHPMWPEERNYLEGQIKYIRNLKGTYSQDLWNIFDWLVYSLLLAVLGVHVADVVLVSDSLRQNSLRLFAVSIIFLWLRLMKHVRAFRVMGPFIVMLGKIAGDVLRFLFLYIEIYVPYACAFWIIFGGLAEVPSMKTVPELLYSLYRITLVDEYEFDAMLDVDAVMAYLLCGTFLALSAILCVNLMIALLSDTFQRVYDNALANAVMQQAAIILQIEESMPWLRRCYDNEHIHHHCAPLGEFYDDDVTTNPEQHAEMKKLTKQIKDTLDKYLHIQRETVSPELAYAGAGGDTTRRSTALSEKEEHLKTLYILKKDQQKHSQDLSELKAEVKELHSLLLSLIQSKTSTDDDRKPSVTEQPTADAKTSETNE comes from the exons ATGAAGAGATACGGTCGAGTTGGGCCTGACAGGCCTGATAGCCTTGAGCTTGAACTGACTGATGGAATCTCTAGTCAG TCAGTGCGGCCGATCATTGCTTCTCCAGTGTCCATGACATCAGTTAAAGATGTGGGGCGGTCAGTCGCTCACCTGGCGTCCTATGCAAGAGGCCGCTGGAAACATGCTACCCGCAAGTCTGTGAGGAAGAAACCCACGg AGGAATATGTAGGCAGCAAATACAAGGGTCTGGCAATGGATGAGGACAGTGTAGATGGACAGGAGAAGATCCAGCTGAATAAAAGGCTTCTGGATCACTTTCGAGTCCTGGCGGCCAGCAATAAAGACACGGATGAG GTGGACCTGCAGTTTCTGAATGACGTCCTCGCGAATGGAGCTGACCCAAACTCGGCTGATAAATATGGGCAAATGGCCCTGCATGAG ATCTCCCGGGCATGGAACGTGGACGTGATGCGTTTCTTCTTGGAAAGAGGGGCGGATTTTCAGAGGGCCGATGCTTTTGGAGTGACACCTCTTCATGTAGCCGCAGCTCTGGATTATGAGGAGATGCTGCAGTTCCTGTTAGAAAGAGGAG CTGACATTGAAGCTCGCACGTATAAAGAGAAGCAGACCCCACTGCACTTTGCTGCTAAGAATGATGCTGTCGGGGCAGTGAGGATGCTGCTGCAGAACGGGGCGGACATCGCTGTGCGAGACTATAAAGAGAGAACGCCTCTACAGCTGGCTGCTAACTTCG aTCGGAGTGAGACAGCTCGTTTGCTGCTGGAGTTTGGAGCAGATGCTGGGGTGCAGGACTCTGATGGACAGCTCTGCATTACTGCCATGATTAGTAAAATGACTTCTGTG GCTGATTTGGCAATGAATCAATTCCATATGAAAGACCGAATGACCCGAAAACAGTTCTACTACCTTCATCTCATGGAGCCGAAACCTGCTGACAAGACAAACCCAAAAGGTTCTGATCCATCATCACCG CTGGAGGTAATTGTCAATCAGGGGAAACTGGATCTCATCATGCACCCCGTAGTGCTCAAACTCATCACTGTCAAATGGAACTTGTATGGCAG AATGGGAGCCTGGATACTCTTGCTTCTCAACTTCTTATTTATCGTGTCCTGGACAACAGTAGCCATATCTGTGTCAGTACGACAAGATGGTGATCGGTACAATCTTCCTCAG GACTGGTGGCGTGTGTTGTTGGTGGTTTTGGCACTAGTGCTGACGGTGGCTGAGGTGTACAGGGAAGTGATGGAGATTGTGCGATCTAAGAGGAAACTGAAGCACTGGCAGCGTTGGACTGTGCAGAAAATCAATGAGGACTTGAGCTGCTCTCACCCTATGTGGCCTGAG GAACGCAATTACTTGGAAGGCCAAATTAAGTATATCCGAAACCTGAAAGGAACCTACTCTCAAGACCTCTG GAATATCTTTGATTGGCTGGTCTATTCGCTGCTGCTGGCAGTTCTGGGCGTTCACGTGGCAGATGTAGTCCTAGTGTCCGACTCACTTCGACAGAACAGTCTTCGCCTCTTTGCAGTGTCCATTATTTTCCTGTGGTTAAGGCTGATGAAGCATGTCCGAGCCTTTAg GGTGATGGGGCCCTTCATTGTCATGCTGGGGAAGATTGCAGGCGACGTGCTGCGTTTCCTTTTTCTCTATATAGAGATCTACGTTCCATATGCCTGTGCTTTCTGGATCATATTTGGAG GTTTAGCTGAGGTGCCGAGTATGAAGACGGTTCCTGAGCTGCTGTACAGCTTGTATCGCATCACTCTGGTGGACGAGTATGAGTTTGACGCCATGCTGGATGTGGACGCAGTGATGGCCTACCTGCTCTGTGGAACATTTCTGGCCCTCTCTGCTATTCTctgtgttaatttaatgattgctCTGCTTTCTGACACTTTCCAAAG GGTCTATGACAATGCTCTGGCCAATGCAGTGATGCAACAAGCTGCTATCATTCTGCAAATAGAGGAATCCATGCCTTGGCTGAGACGCTGCTATGACAACGAGCACATCCACCACCACTGTGCCCCGCTTGGAGAGTTCTATGACGATGATGTCACCACTAACCCAGAACAACACGCAGAAATGAAGAAGCTCACAAAACAGATCAAG GACACTTTAGATAAATATCTGCACATCCAAAGAGAGACAGTCTCGCCTGAGTTAGCCTATGCAGGCGCCGGAGGAGATACCACAAG gagAAGTACTGCACTTTCAGAGAAAGAAGAACATCTCAAGACTCTTTACATACTTAAGAAAGACCAGCAGAAGCACAGTCAGGACCTGAGTGAGCTGAAGGCTGAAGTGAAGGAACTCCATAGTTTGCTGCTCAGTCTGATACAGTCCAAGACCT CTACTGATGACGACAGGAAACCCTCCGTGACAGAGCAACCTACAGCGGACGCTAAAACCTCCGAAACgaatgaatga